A single genomic interval of Gossypium raimondii isolate GPD5lz chromosome 11, ASM2569854v1, whole genome shotgun sequence harbors:
- the LOC105803151 gene encoding DJ-1 protein homolog E, with product MGSVVEKSALIICGDYMEDFEVMVPFQVLQAFGVRVDCVSPTKLPGQKCFTAIHVSLGFEHYSELPGHSFTLNSNFNEVEVGCYDALVIPGGRFTELFSVDDRVLSIVKAFAEAGKPIVTTCHSQLILAAAGLLKGKKCTAFASMKPVIELAGGIWWEQPGITSPFDITACLKDGNILSSIGWPAHAEILKTLFESMGARIHTTKANSVLFLCGDYVEDYEFNVPFRALQALGCKVDAVTPSKKKGETCVTAIHDDEGAQAFSEKRGHNLVITANWSDVSVYDYDCLVVPGGRSPELLVMNDKAVTLVKEFAEKNRVIAGVGQGQWLLAAAGVLKGKRCACGDGMKVMVKIGGGELEESKGCVSDGKLVTAVGWPALPSFISHLSKLLGLSLSFE from the exons ATGGGCTCTGTTGTGGAGAAATCTGCTTTGATAATCTGTGGCGACTACATGGAAGATTTCGAAGTGATGGTGCCTTTCCAAGTGCTGCAAGCCTTTGGGGTTCGAGTTGATTGCGTCTCTCCCACCAAATTACCTGGTCAAAAATGCTTCACTGCCATCCATGTGTCCTTGGGATTTGAG CATTACTCAGAACTGCCAGGCCATTCATTTACACTGAATTCGAACTTCAATGAAGTGGAGGTCGGATGCTATGATGCCCTGGTTATTCCTGGCGGCCGGTTCACGGAGCTCTTCAGCGTCGACGACAGGGTCTTGAGCATTGTTAAAGCGTTTGCTGAAGCAGGAAAGCCTATTGTCACCACTTGCCATAGCCAACTCATTTTGGCTGCGGCAGGGCTTTTGAAAGGCAAGAAATGCACTGCCTTTGCAAGCATGAAACCAGTGATAGAGCTGGCGGGTGGTATTTGGTGGGAACAACCTGGAATCACATCACCTTTTGACATTACTGCTTGTCTCAAAGATGGAAACATCTTGAGTTCCATAGGATGGCCAGCGCATGCTGAAattctcaaaactttgtttgAATCCATGGGAGCCCGAATTCATACAACCAAGGCTAACTCAGTGCTTTTCCTTTGTGGG GACTATGTAGAAGATTATGAATTTAATGTCCCATTCCGTGCGCTCCAAGCATTAGGGTGCAAGGTCGATGCAGTTACCCCAAGCAAGAAAAAGGGCGAAACCTGTGTCACTGCAATCCACGATGATGAAGGAGCCCAAGCCTTCAGCGAGAAACGTGGCCATAACTTGGTTATTACAGCCAATTGGAGTGATGTAAGTGTTTATGATTACGATTGCCTTGTTGTGCCGGGTGGGAGGTCCCCAGAGTTGCTGGTAATGAACGACAAAGCAGTCACTCTAGTGAAGGAATTCGCTGAGAAAAACAGGGTCATTGCTGGTGTTGGGCAAGGGCAATGGCTCCTTGCTGCTGCTGGTGTTCTAAAG GGGAAGAGATGTGCATGCGGGGATGGAATGAAGGTAATGGTGAAGATTGGTGGAGGGGAATTGGAAGAGTCTAAAGGGTGTGTCTCTGATGGAAAGCTGGTGACTGCTGTTGGATGGCCTGCCCTTCCTTCTTTCATATCTCATTTATCCAAACTTCTTGGTTTATCTTTGAGCTTTGAGTGA
- the LOC105803150 gene encoding LOW QUALITY PROTEIN: uncharacterized protein LOC105803150 (The sequence of the model RefSeq protein was modified relative to this genomic sequence to represent the inferred CDS: substituted 1 base at 1 genomic stop codon), protein MDISHWVFVVSVLLLFLASGSFSIGSFHQPFPIVEPDPGHTKLRLSREGLEAISRINTPIAAVAVIGPYRSGKSFLLNQLLSLSCYEGFGVGHMRDTKTKGIWVWGTPLELNIDGVRTSVFYLDTEGFESVGKSNVYDDRIFALATVMSSVLIYNLPETVREADISRLSFAVELAEEFYGRFALLPXTEQKALLTYLVVFDKQFMEHRVKGQDVAFEPAKLLWLIQRDFLEGKTVKEMVDEALRHVPNTGGDKNIDQVNQIRDSLAVMGDNSTAFSLPQPHLMRTKLCDLKDDDLDPMYVKKREQLKELVASIIRPKIVQGKSLNGKEFVSFLEKILEALNKGEIPSTGSLVEVFNKGIVERCLKLYNGRMGKLRLPMPEQSLQDAHDRSREEAMKAFDELHFGRRHAKSSFEQLDEDIKEVNKNIIMANQYHSARLCEALYTQCEDNMDQLQVLRLPSMAKFNAGFLQCNRSFEQECIGPSRANYEQRMVKMMGKSRSLFIKEYNQRLFNWLVTFSLIMVMVGRFIIKFILIEMAAWVLFIFLETYTRMFWSSESLYYNPVWHFIVSTWETIVYNPILDLDRWAIPIGCAVALWMLYWRCYGRRKHKSRWLLPMYNSHKSGSNRPRSD, encoded by the exons ATGGATATTTCTCACTGGGTCTTTGTTGTTTCGgttcttctcctctttttggCATCTGGGTCTTTCTCAATCGGCAGTTTTCACCAACc ATTTCCTATCGTGGAGCCTGATCCTGGTCATACAAAGCTTCGCCTTTCGAGGGAAGGCTTGGAAGCCATCAGCAGAATAAATACCCCAATTGCAGCTGTTGCT GTCATAGGTCCCTACCGCTCCGGCAAATCTTTTCTGCTGAATCAACTTCTATCACTTTCTTGTTATGAAG GATTTGGTGTTGGGCACATGCGTGACACAAAAACAAAGG GAATTTGGGTTTGGGGAACACCGCTAGAATTGAATATTGATGGAGTAAGAACTTCTGTCTTTTACCTTGATACTGAGGGTTTTGAAAGTGTCGGGAAGTCAAATGTATATGACGATAG GATTTTTGCTTTGGCTACTGTTATGAGCTCTGTACTGATTTATAACCTGCCTGAGACG GTCCGGGAAGCTGACATATCAAGGCTTTCATTTGCTGTTGAGCTTGCTGAAGAATTTTATGGAAGGTTTGCCCTTCTTCCATAAACTGAACAGAAAGCATT ACTAACTTATCTTGTGGTTTTTGACAAACAATTCATGGAACACAGAGTGAAG GGGCAAGATGTTGCTTTTGAACCTGCAAAACTTTTGTGGCTTATCCAGCGAGATTTTCTGG AAGGGAAAACAGTGAAAGAAATGGTGGATGAGGCACTTAGACATGTCCCTAACACTGGTG GAGACAAAAATATTGATCAG GTTAATCAGATCCGGGACTCCTTAGCTGTAATGGGGGATAATAGCACAGCATTTAGCCTACCCCAG CCTCATCTCATGCGAACAAAGCTTTGTGACCTGAAGGATGATGACCTTGATCCCATGTATGTTAAGAAAAGAGAGCAATTGAAAGAGCTTGTAGCTAGTATTATTCGCCCCAAGATTGTGCAGGGCAAATCTTTAAATGGAAAAGAGTTTGTTTCATTCCTGGAGAAG ATACTTGAAGCTTTGAATAAAGGGGAGATCCCATCAACAGGCTCTCTTGTAGAGGTTTTCAATAAAGGTATTGTAGAGCGATGTTTGAAGCTGTACAACGGAAGGATGGGAAAATTACGTTTACCTATGCCAGAGCAGTCCTTACAAGATGCCCATGACAGGTCTCGAGAGGAAGCAATGAAGGCTTTTGATGAACTACATTTTGGTCGTCGCCATGCAAAGAGCTCTTTCGAGCAACTGGATGAAGACATCAAGGAG gtaaataaaaatatcattatggCGAATCAATATCACTCTGCAAGGCTCTGTGAGGCGCTGTATACCCAATGTGAAGACAACATGGACCAGCTTCAAGTCCTCAGACTTCCTTCTATGGCAAAATTTAATGCAGGTTTCCTGCAATGCAACCGAAGCTTTGAGCAGGAGTGCATTGGGCCTTCAAGAGCTAATTATGAGCAACGGATGGTGAAG ATGATGGGTAAGTCGCGTTCTCTGTTTATCAAGGAATACAATCAACGACTCTTCAATTGGTTGGTGACCTTCTCCCTCATCATGGTGATGGTTGGCCGGTTTATCATAAAGTTCATATTGATTGAAATGGCAGCATGGGTACTATTTATCTTCTTAGAGACATATACGAGGATGTTCTGGTCATCGGAGTCTCTTTACTACAACCCTGTGTGGCATTTTATTGTATCCACTTGGGAAACTATTGTCTACAATCCCATCCTTGATTTGGACAG ATGGGCCATTCCCATTGGTTGTGCAGTAGCTCTTTGGATGCTTTATTGGCGGTGTTATGGCAGACGGAAACACAAGTCGCGATGGCTTTTACCTATGTATAATAGTCATAAAAGTGGCTCGAATAGACCAAGATCAGATTAA